One window from the genome of Epinephelus fuscoguttatus linkage group LG3, E.fuscoguttatus.final_Chr_v1 encodes:
- the bdh2 gene encoding 3-hydroxybutyrate dehydrogenase type 2 — protein sequence MGRLDGKVIVLSAAAQGIGRAAAIAFAKEGAQVTATDINGEKLKELDGIPGIKTKVVDVTKKDQVEALAKEHDHVDVLFNVAGFVHHGSILNCEEADWDFTMNVNVRSMYLMCKAFLPKMLAKKSGNIINMASVASSIKGTVNRCVYSTSKAAVIGLTKSIAADFIEQGIRCNCVCPGTVDTPSLRGRIQAQPDPEQAYKDFMARQKTGRMCTAEEVAYLCVYLASDESAYVTGTEHIMDGGWSL from the exons ATGGGCCGCCTTGACGGGAAGGTGATTGTGTTGTCTGCCGCCGCACAGGGGATTGGACGTGCTGCAGCAATA GCATTTGCAAAGGAGGGAGCTCAAGTCACAGCAACAGACATCAATGGAGAGAAGCTGAAAGAGCTGGATGGTATTCCAG GGATCAAGACCAAGGTCGTGGATGTAACCAAGAAGGACCAAGTGGAAGCCCTGGCCAAGGAACATGACCATGTAGATGTGCTGTTTAATGTTGCTGG GTTTGTGCACCACGGCTCCATCCTGAACTGTGAAGAGGCCGACTGGGACTTCACAATGAACGTGAACGTCCGGAGCATGTACCTCATGTGCAAGGCTTTCCTCCCTAAG ATGTTGGCAAAGAAGTCAGGAAACATTATTAACATGGCATCTGTTGCATCAAGCATAAAAG GTACTGTGAACCGATGTGTCTACAGCACCTCCAAGGCTGCAGTGATTGGGCTCACCAAATCTATAGCAGCTGATTTCATCGAGCAAGGCATTCgctgtaactgtgtttgtcCTG GCACTGTTGACACTCCATCACTGAGGGGTAGGATCCAGGCCCAACCTGACCCAGAACAG GCTTATAAGGATTTCATGGCACGACAGAAAACTGGCAGAATGTGCACAGCCGAAGAGGTGGCGTACCTGTGCGTATACCTGGCCTCAGATGAG TCTGCCTATGTGACAGGCACGGAGCACATCATGGATGGAGGATGGTCACTGTGA